The Deinococcus metalli genome includes a window with the following:
- a CDS encoding rhamnulokinase — MSAEVTRHVAIDLGASSGRVALGTVGGGRLTVEVLHRFPNGGVPVNGGLQWDVLGLWREVLRGLTLAAAHGEIASVGVNSWAVDYGLLDAHGELLGGVHHYRSPRLDGVMERIRAELGEGAIYGATGIQFLPFNTLYQLAAERPERVAAADTLLLVPDLLHFWLCGARVTERTNASTTQLYDPHSGGWAWELVDAAGIPRALLPRIVEPGTDLGPLRLEVAAETGLGAARVIAPATHDTASAVAAVPATGEGGWAYVSSGTWSLVGVESPRPVLTDAARALNLTNEAGIGGTTRLLKNVMGLWIVQECRRAWNADFAELYAGAAALPAGGPVIDPDDARFLAPGTDMPARVQAACRGSGQPVPRTPPEIVRCVLDSLAQRIAEVLDGLEAVTGTAIHTLYVVGGGSQGDLLNQLTADATGRPVVAGPVEATLMGNLLVQARACGSVAGYTIRDVVRASSDLQTFVPGVAPARATRHTGAEVPR, encoded by the coding sequence ATGTCCGCTGAGGTCACCCGGCACGTCGCCATCGATCTCGGCGCGTCCAGCGGCCGCGTGGCGCTGGGCACGGTCGGAGGCGGTCGCCTGACAGTCGAGGTGCTGCACCGCTTCCCGAATGGCGGCGTGCCGGTGAACGGCGGCCTCCAGTGGGACGTCCTGGGCCTGTGGCGCGAGGTGCTGCGCGGCCTGACGCTGGCCGCCGCGCATGGTGAGATCGCCAGCGTGGGCGTGAACTCCTGGGCGGTGGATTACGGCCTGCTGGACGCGCACGGCGAGCTGCTGGGCGGCGTGCACCACTACCGCAGCCCCCGGCTGGACGGCGTGATGGAGCGCATCCGGGCCGAGCTGGGCGAGGGCGCGATCTACGGCGCGACCGGCATCCAGTTCCTGCCGTTCAACACGCTGTACCAGCTCGCGGCCGAGCGGCCGGAGCGCGTCGCGGCGGCCGACACGCTGCTGCTGGTGCCGGACCTGCTGCACTTCTGGCTGTGCGGCGCTCGCGTGACCGAGCGCACGAACGCGAGCACCACGCAGCTCTACGACCCGCACAGCGGCGGGTGGGCATGGGAACTGGTGGACGCCGCCGGGATTCCCCGCGCGCTGCTGCCGCGCATCGTGGAGCCCGGGACCGACCTGGGCCCGCTGCGGCTCGAGGTGGCGGCCGAGACGGGCCTGGGCGCGGCGCGCGTGATCGCGCCCGCCACGCACGACACCGCGTCCGCCGTGGCCGCCGTGCCTGCCACGGGTGAGGGCGGCTGGGCGTACGTGTCCAGCGGCACGTGGAGCCTGGTGGGTGTGGAATCGCCGCGCCCGGTGCTGACGGACGCCGCCCGCGCCCTGAATCTCACGAACGAGGCCGGGATCGGCGGCACCACGCGGCTGCTCAAGAACGTCATGGGGCTGTGGATCGTGCAGGAGTGCCGCCGCGCGTGGAACGCGGACTTCGCGGAGCTGTACGCCGGGGCCGCCGCCCTGCCCGCCGGCGGCCCGGTGATCGACCCCGACGACGCGCGCTTCCTCGCGCCCGGCACGGACATGCCCGCGCGCGTGCAGGCCGCGTGCCGAGGGAGCGGCCAGCCGGTGCCCCGGACCCCACCGGAGATCGTCCGCTGCGTGCTGGACAGCCTCGCGCAGCGCATTGCCGAGGTGCTGGACGGACTGGAGGCCGTGACGGGCACGGCCATCCACACGCTGTACGTGGTCGGTGGCGGCTCGCAGGGCGACCTGCTGAACCAGCTCACCGCCGACGCCACGGGCCGCCCGGTGGTCGCCGGGCCGGTCGAGGCGACCCTGATGGGCAACCTGCTGGTGCAGGCGCGGGCCTGCGGCAGCGTGGCCGGTTACACCATCCGGGACGTGGTGCGTGCCAGCAGCGACCTCCAGACCTTCGTGCCGGGTGTGGCGCCCGCCCGCGCCACGCGGCACACTGGGGCCGAGGTGCCCCGGTGA
- a CDS encoding SDR family oxidoreductase, whose translation MNLTGNTILITGGNSGIGQGLAAAFHALGNRVIITGRRQDTLDATVAAHPGMTAVVLDVADADAVQRVAAQLVRDHPDLNAVIHNAGIMSEEDVKAGAVDAAEAHVATNLLGPIRLNAALLPHLLAQPRATVMTVTSGLAFVPLALNPTYSATKAAIHSYTQSLRYQLADTAVQVIELAPPYVRTGLQGERQATDPNAMPLDEFVAEVMQILQDQPDVTEVLVQRVHAQRYAERSGQYDAFFQRMNDMLRAARHG comes from the coding sequence ATGAACCTGACGGGCAACACCATCCTGATCACCGGCGGCAACTCGGGCATCGGCCAGGGCCTTGCGGCGGCGTTCCACGCGCTGGGCAACCGCGTGATCATCACCGGGCGGCGGCAGGACACGCTGGACGCGACCGTCGCGGCACATCCCGGAATGACGGCCGTGGTGCTCGACGTGGCCGACGCGGACGCCGTCCAGCGCGTCGCCGCGCAGCTGGTCCGCGACCACCCGGACCTGAACGCCGTGATCCACAACGCGGGCATCATGAGCGAGGAGGACGTGAAGGCCGGTGCGGTCGACGCGGCCGAGGCGCACGTTGCCACGAACCTGCTCGGCCCGATCCGCCTGAACGCGGCGCTGCTGCCGCACCTGCTGGCCCAGCCCCGCGCGACGGTCATGACGGTCACGTCCGGCCTGGCCTTCGTGCCGCTGGCCCTGAACCCCACGTACAGCGCCACCAAGGCCGCCATCCACTCGTACACGCAGTCGCTGCGCTACCAGCTGGCCGACACGGCCGTGCAGGTCATCGAACTGGCGCCGCCGTATGTCCGCACCGGCTTGCAGGGCGAGCGGCAGGCGACCGACCCGAACGCCATGCCGCTGGACGAGTTCGTCGCGGAAGTCATGCAGATCCTGCAGGACCAGCCGGACGTGACCGAGGTGCTCGTGCAGCGTGTGCATGCCCAGCGCTACGCGGAACGCAGCGGCCAGTACGACGCGTTCTTCCAGCGCATGAACGACATGCTGCGGGCCGCCCGGCACGGCTGA
- a CDS encoding DeoR/GlpR family DNA-binding transcription regulator has protein sequence MSNEVMGPLPGRQQDILRRALTHKVVRIKDLAAELGVHEMTVRRDLDALCEQGRLQRVHGGAQLLERTAEELSQTLRAGQNVEAKERIARAALGLIQDGDTVALDASTTSLALARLLPTRKVQAIACSLDAANVLAAGGVPFLMVGGNFHAPARSFVGAFFLDTLQRLHPDLVFFSAKGYTPDAGFTDPHLPEVGSKQALIRSGSSVVALLDHSKVGRRALATIATHADVNTLITDAEPDEAIRTRLDTDDIQLILAP, from the coding sequence ATGTCCAACGAAGTCATGGGCCCGCTGCCCGGCCGGCAGCAGGACATCCTGCGGCGTGCGCTGACGCACAAGGTGGTGAGGATCAAGGATCTCGCCGCCGAACTCGGCGTGCACGAGATGACCGTGCGGCGCGACCTCGACGCCCTGTGCGAACAGGGCAGGCTCCAGCGCGTGCACGGCGGCGCGCAGCTGCTGGAACGCACCGCCGAGGAGCTGTCGCAGACGCTGCGGGCCGGGCAGAACGTCGAGGCCAAGGAGCGCATCGCCCGCGCGGCGCTGGGCCTGATCCAGGACGGCGACACGGTCGCGCTGGACGCCAGCACCACCAGCCTGGCGCTGGCCCGGCTGCTGCCCACCCGCAAGGTGCAGGCCATCGCGTGCAGCCTCGACGCCGCCAACGTCCTGGCGGCCGGGGGCGTGCCCTTCCTGATGGTCGGCGGGAACTTCCACGCGCCGGCGCGGTCGTTCGTGGGCGCGTTCTTCCTGGACACCCTGCAGCGCCTGCACCCGGATCTGGTGTTCTTTTCGGCCAAGGGCTACACGCCGGACGCCGGCTTCACCGACCCGCACCTGCCGGAGGTGGGCAGCAAGCAGGCGCTGATCCGCTCCGGCAGCAGCGTGGTCGCGCTGCTCGACCACAGCAAGGTCGGCCGCCGCGCCCTGGCGACCATCGCCACGCACGCCGACGTGAACACGCTGATCACCGACGCCGAGCCGGACGAGGCCATCCGCACGCGGCTCGACACCGACGACATCCAGCTCATCCTCGCCCCCTGA
- the rhaI gene encoding L-rhamnose isomerase, producing the protein MTHLTDDLNAALCAQRIETPSWGYGNSGTRFKTFAAPGAARDVYEKLDDAAEVHRLTGIAPSVALHIPWDEVDDYAALGRYARERGVGIGAINPNVFQDDVYKLGSVTSPFEDVREQAVQHLLECVEVMRQTGSRDLSLWFADGTNYAGQDDLRRRKHAMRAALKRVHDALPEDGRMLVEYKLFEPAFYYTDLFDWGAAYAHCVAIGDRAQVLVDLGHHAQGVNIEGIVAFLLDEGRLGGFHFNARRYADDDLIVGTTNPLELFSIYAELVAAGHSDDALTRATAQNVAYMIDQSHNIEPKVEAMLQSVLNCQEAYAKALLIDRGALSAAQQTGDVLAAHRALTDAFRTDVRPLLAEWRSAHGLPTDPIAAHRASGYQQTVARERGTAQGGGGYPVKDKVTAAQ; encoded by the coding sequence ATGACGCACCTGACCGACGACCTGAACGCCGCCCTCTGCGCACAACGCATCGAGACGCCCTCGTGGGGCTACGGCAACTCCGGCACACGCTTCAAGACCTTCGCCGCGCCCGGCGCCGCGCGGGACGTTTACGAGAAGCTCGACGACGCTGCCGAGGTGCACCGCCTGACCGGCATCGCCCCCAGCGTCGCGCTGCACATCCCGTGGGACGAGGTGGACGACTACGCCGCGCTGGGCCGGTACGCGCGGGAACGCGGCGTGGGCATCGGCGCGATCAACCCCAACGTCTTCCAGGACGACGTGTACAAGCTCGGCAGCGTGACCAGCCCGTTCGAGGACGTGCGCGAGCAGGCCGTCCAGCACCTGCTGGAGTGCGTGGAGGTCATGCGGCAGACCGGCAGCCGCGACCTGAGCCTGTGGTTCGCGGACGGCACCAACTACGCCGGGCAGGACGACCTGCGCCGCCGCAAGCACGCGATGCGCGCCGCCCTGAAACGTGTCCACGACGCCCTGCCCGAGGACGGCCGGATGCTGGTCGAGTACAAGCTGTTCGAGCCCGCCTTCTACTACACCGACCTCTTCGACTGGGGCGCGGCGTACGCGCACTGCGTCGCCATCGGGGACAGGGCGCAGGTGCTGGTCGATCTGGGGCACCACGCGCAGGGCGTGAACATCGAGGGCATCGTGGCCTTCCTGCTCGACGAGGGCCGGCTGGGCGGCTTCCACTTCAACGCGCGGCGCTACGCGGACGACGACCTGATCGTGGGCACGACCAACCCCCTGGAGCTGTTCAGCATCTACGCCGAACTCGTGGCGGCCGGGCACTCGGACGACGCCCTGACGCGCGCCACCGCGCAGAACGTGGCGTACATGATCGACCAGAGCCACAACATCGAGCCCAAGGTCGAGGCGATGCTCCAGTCGGTGCTGAACTGCCAGGAGGCCTACGCCAAGGCCCTGCTGATCGACCGCGGCGCGCTGAGTGCTGCCCAGCAGACCGGGGACGTGCTGGCCGCGCACCGCGCCCTGACCGACGCCTTCCGCACCGACGTGCGCCCGCTGCTGGCCGAGTGGCGGAGCGCCCACGGCCTGCCCACCGACCCCATCGCCGCGCACCGTGCCAGCGGCTACCAGCAGACAGTCGCCCGGGAGCGCGGCACCGCGCAGGGCGGCGGCGGCTACCCCGTCAAAGACAAAGTCACGGCCGCCCAGTAA
- a CDS encoding L-rhamnose mutarotase produces MSAPLQRVCFQLQVRPDRLDEYRERHRAVWPDMLAALRDTGWHNYSLFLRPDGLLIGYFETPSLQSAREGMARTDVNARWQAEMAPFFVELEGTPDQGFVQLEEVFHLD; encoded by the coding sequence ATGTCCGCTCCACTTCAACGAGTCTGCTTTCAGCTTCAGGTGCGCCCAGACCGCCTGGACGAGTACCGGGAACGCCACCGCGCCGTGTGGCCGGACATGCTCGCGGCCCTGCGCGACACCGGCTGGCACAACTACTCCCTGTTCCTGCGCCCCGACGGCCTGCTGATCGGCTATTTCGAGACGCCCAGCCTCCAGAGTGCTCGCGAAGGCATGGCCCGCACGGACGTGAACGCCCGCTGGCAGGCGGAGATGGCCCCGTTCTTCGTGGAACTGGAGGGCACACCGGATCAGGGATTCGTGCAGCTGGAGGAGGTGTTTCATCTTGACTAA
- a CDS encoding (Fe-S)-binding protein, protein MKIDLFITCLNDALFPRTGQATVALLERLGHEVRFNPAQTCCGQMHLNTGYRADALSLVRKFVNDFRDAEVIVLPSGSCAAMLRELAPDAAHWEGDEALRAEVEALSGRVFELSEFLVKKLGVEDVGAAYPHRVTYHPTCHAMRSLRVGDAPLRLLRNVRGLTLLELPHADECCGFGGTFSVKNPDVSTAMLADKARHILETGAEACTAGDNSCLMHIGGGLHRLRSGARTVHLAEILASTDGQVWA, encoded by the coding sequence GTGAAAATCGACCTGTTCATCACCTGCCTGAACGACGCCCTGTTCCCCCGGACCGGTCAGGCCACGGTGGCGCTGCTCGAACGCCTGGGCCACGAGGTGCGTTTCAACCCGGCGCAGACGTGCTGCGGGCAGATGCACCTGAACACCGGCTACCGCGCGGACGCCCTGAGCCTAGTGCGCAAGTTCGTGAACGACTTCCGGGACGCGGAGGTGATCGTGCTGCCCAGCGGCTCATGCGCCGCCATGCTGCGCGAACTCGCGCCGGACGCCGCGCACTGGGAGGGCGACGAGGCCCTGCGCGCCGAGGTCGAGGCGCTGTCGGGGCGCGTCTTCGAGCTCAGCGAGTTTCTGGTAAAGAAACTTGGCGTGGAGGACGTCGGGGCGGCGTACCCGCACCGCGTGACGTACCACCCCACGTGCCACGCGATGCGCTCGCTGCGGGTCGGGGACGCGCCGCTGCGGCTGCTGAGGAACGTGCGCGGCCTGACGCTGCTGGAGCTGCCGCACGCGGACGAGTGCTGCGGCTTCGGCGGCACCTTCAGCGTGAAGAACCCGGACGTGAGCACCGCCATGCTGGCCGACAAGGCCCGCCACATCCTGGAGACGGGCGCCGAGGCCTGCACCGCTGGGGACAACTCCTGCCTGATGCACATCGGGGGTGGCCTGCACCGCCTGCGGAGCGGTGCGCGCACCGTGCACCTCGCGGAGATCCTGGCGAGCACCGACGGGCAGGTATGGGCGTGA
- a CDS encoding TetR/AcrR family transcriptional regulator, with protein sequence MARPRQITDEQIVNAARDAFLEQGFGATTAEIARRAGVSEGTLFKRYARKEELFEAAVGLREYGRWRDDLVGRAGQGDVRRNLEDAALAFLTESSSVVPRLMAVFSRGHDPSHNPLLGRLDDPVRRDAEALAAYLRAETALGRLRPLDVDVTALTVMGALTHYVHREHMMPPQGREAIDAGRLVRGLFDVLWPGLSP encoded by the coding sequence ATGGCGCGGCCCCGGCAGATCACCGACGAACAGATCGTGAACGCAGCGCGCGACGCCTTTCTGGAGCAGGGGTTCGGCGCGACCACGGCCGAGATCGCGCGGCGGGCGGGAGTGTCGGAGGGCACGCTGTTCAAGCGCTATGCCCGCAAGGAGGAACTGTTCGAGGCGGCGGTGGGGCTGCGCGAGTACGGCCGGTGGCGGGACGATCTCGTCGGGCGGGCCGGACAGGGCGACGTGCGGCGCAACCTGGAGGACGCCGCGCTGGCCTTCCTGACGGAGTCGAGTTCGGTGGTGCCGCGGCTGATGGCGGTGTTCTCACGCGGGCACGATCCCAGCCACAACCCGCTGCTGGGCCGGCTCGACGATCCGGTGCGGCGCGACGCGGAGGCCCTGGCGGCGTACCTGCGCGCAGAGACGGCGCTGGGCCGCCTGCGCCCGCTGGACGTGGACGTCACTGCCCTGACGGTGATGGGCGCGCTGACACACTATGTCCACCGGGAGCACATGATGCCGCCGCAGGGCCGCGAGGCGATCGATGCCGGGCGGCTGGTGCGCGGCCTGTTCGACGTGTTGTGGCCGGGCCTGTCGCCGTGA
- a CDS encoding bifunctional aldolase/short-chain dehydrogenase, protein MTTTHPTTVIPNRWNDAEAPQGDGLASLTYRSNLLGADRTLVNIYGGNTSTKSVEKDHLGRDVTVLWVKGSGSDIASITDRGFAGLKLDEVLPLFERPGMTDEEMTAYLERTVFEPGRPRQSIETLLHAFVPAKHVDHTHPDAIIAIACTPDGQRVMREIYGDRAAWVDYIRPGFTLSQQIGAAVRDNPGLEAVVMGKHGLVTWGDTSKESYEKTLRIIGEAQAYLDAHAEAQPFGGAAVQDVPQEDADALLTEVLPVLRGAMKGARPVILSVDRSAAVMEFVNSHAAAGLSQVGAACPDHLVHTKRVPLYLDWTPEQGRDALIAAAKDGVERFKSEYAEYFNENRTDGDVMFTPSPRVVLIPGLGMVNSGPDAQGADVSRQLYTRAIQVMKSASALGGFVSLSAPESYAIEYWPLELYKLAQKPAPKVLEGHVALVTGAASGIGRAIAQRLAAEGAHIVIADLNADGGQTVADDLVKARGYRRATSTGMNVTEEEQVQAAYRHAVLTYGGVDIAVNNAGIASSAPIEDTTLEMWNRNQSILSTGYFLVAREAFRLMKAQGTGGNLVFIGSKNSVAAGKNAAAYSAAKAAELHLARCLAEEGGAAGIRVNSVLPDGILAGSSIWDGKWRAERAATYGIAPDKLEEFYRGRTTLKVNVLPEDIAEATVWLASPAAAKTTGGVITVDGGVPTAYVR, encoded by the coding sequence ATGACCACCACGCACCCCACGACCGTCATCCCGAACCGCTGGAACGATGCCGAGGCCCCGCAGGGCGACGGCCTCGCGTCGCTGACCTACCGCTCGAACCTGCTGGGCGCCGACCGCACCCTCGTGAACATCTACGGCGGCAACACCAGCACCAAGAGCGTCGAGAAGGATCATCTGGGCCGCGACGTGACCGTGCTGTGGGTCAAGGGCTCGGGCAGCGACATCGCCAGCATCACTGACCGGGGCTTCGCCGGCCTGAAGCTGGACGAGGTGCTGCCGCTGTTCGAGCGGCCGGGCATGACCGACGAGGAGATGACCGCCTACCTGGAACGCACGGTGTTCGAGCCGGGCCGCCCGCGCCAGAGCATCGAGACGCTGCTGCACGCCTTCGTGCCGGCCAAGCACGTGGACCACACGCACCCGGACGCGATCATCGCCATTGCGTGCACGCCGGACGGGCAACGCGTCATGCGCGAGATCTACGGCGACCGGGCCGCGTGGGTGGACTACATCCGCCCCGGCTTCACGCTCTCGCAGCAGATCGGCGCGGCGGTGCGCGACAACCCCGGGCTGGAAGCGGTCGTGATGGGCAAGCACGGCCTGGTCACGTGGGGCGACACGTCGAAGGAGAGCTACGAGAAGACGCTGCGGATCATCGGGGAGGCGCAGGCGTACCTGGACGCGCACGCCGAGGCCCAGCCCTTCGGCGGCGCGGCCGTGCAGGACGTCCCGCAGGAGGACGCCGACGCCCTGCTGACCGAGGTGCTGCCGGTGCTGCGCGGCGCGATGAAGGGCGCGCGTCCCGTGATCCTGTCCGTGGACCGCAGCGCGGCCGTGATGGAGTTCGTGAACTCGCACGCCGCCGCCGGGCTGTCGCAGGTGGGCGCGGCGTGCCCGGACCACCTCGTGCACACCAAGCGGGTGCCGCTGTACCTCGACTGGACGCCGGAGCAGGGCCGTGACGCCCTGATCGCGGCGGCAAAAGACGGCGTCGAGCGCTTCAAGTCCGAGTACGCCGAGTATTTCAACGAGAACAGGACCGACGGCGACGTGATGTTCACGCCCAGTCCGCGCGTGGTCCTGATCCCGGGCCTGGGCATGGTCAACAGTGGCCCGGACGCGCAGGGAGCGGACGTGTCGCGCCAGCTCTACACGCGCGCCATTCAGGTCATGAAGTCCGCGAGCGCTCTGGGCGGCTTCGTGAGCCTCAGCGCGCCGGAGAGTTACGCCATCGAGTACTGGCCGCTGGAACTGTACAAGCTCGCGCAGAAGCCGGCCCCGAAGGTACTGGAAGGGCACGTGGCGCTGGTCACCGGCGCGGCGAGCGGCATCGGGCGGGCCATCGCGCAGCGCCTCGCGGCGGAGGGCGCCCACATCGTCATCGCAGACCTGAATGCCGATGGCGGGCAGACGGTCGCGGACGACCTCGTGAAGGCCAGGGGCTACCGCCGGGCCACCAGCACCGGCATGAACGTCACCGAGGAGGAGCAGGTGCAGGCCGCGTACCGGCACGCCGTCCTGACCTACGGCGGGGTGGACATCGCCGTGAACAACGCCGGCATCGCGTCCAGCGCGCCCATCGAGGACACCACGCTGGAGATGTGGAACCGGAACCAGAGCATCCTCTCGACCGGCTACTTCCTGGTGGCGCGCGAGGCCTTCCGGCTGATGAAGGCGCAGGGCACCGGCGGCAACCTGGTGTTCATCGGCTCCAAGAACTCCGTGGCAGCCGGCAAGAACGCCGCCGCGTACAGCGCCGCGAAGGCCGCCGAACTGCATCTGGCGCGCTGCCTCGCAGAGGAAGGCGGCGCGGCGGGCATCCGCGTGAACTCGGTGCTGCCCGACGGCATCCTGGCCGGGAGCAGCATCTGGGACGGCAAGTGGCGGGCCGAGCGCGCCGCGACCTACGGCATCGCGCCGGACAAGCTGGAGGAGTTCTACCGTGGCCGCACGACCCTGAAGGTGAACGTGCTGCCCGAGGACATCGCCGAGGCGACGGTGTGGCTGGCGTCGCCCGCCGCCGCGAAGACGACGGGCGGGGTGATCACTGTGGACGGCGGGGTGCCCACCGCGTATGTCCGCTGA
- a CDS encoding LutC/YkgG family protein: MSGAEARLEILTRINRATAGAQAPDVPAYPRAEAQPREEVLHTFRDRIEDYRAGFVRVGPEGVQDAVLAALAGARRVVVPGGLDATWLPDGLDPLRDEPPLTHAQLDGADAVVTGCAVAIARTGTVILDHGPGQGRRALTLVPDIHVCVIHADQVVPDVHDGVQAVAAAVRAGRPLTWLSGGSATSDIELVRVEGVHGPRTLRVIVVDGAGP, translated from the coding sequence GTGAGCGGCGCCGAGGCCCGGCTGGAGATCCTGACGCGCATCAACCGGGCCACGGCCGGAGCACAGGCGCCGGACGTTCCCGCGTACCCCCGGGCTGAAGCGCAGCCGCGTGAGGAGGTGCTGCATACCTTCCGGGACCGCATCGAGGATTACCGGGCCGGCTTCGTGCGGGTGGGGCCAGAGGGCGTGCAGGACGCGGTTCTGGCGGCCCTGGCTGGAGCGCGGCGGGTCGTCGTGCCGGGCGGACTGGACGCCACGTGGCTGCCGGACGGCCTGGATCCATTGCGGGACGAGCCGCCCCTGACACACGCCCAGTTGGACGGCGCGGACGCCGTGGTCACGGGCTGCGCGGTCGCCATCGCGCGGACGGGCACCGTGATCCTCGACCACGGGCCGGGGCAGGGCCGCCGCGCGCTGACGCTGGTGCCGGACATCCACGTGTGCGTGATCCACGCGGATCAGGTCGTGCCGGACGTGCACGACGGGGTGCAGGCCGTCGCGGCGGCCGTGCGCGCCGGGCGGCCCCTGACGTGGCTCAGCGGCGGCAGCGCCACCAGCGACATCGAACTCGTGCGTGTGGAGGGCGTTCACGGCCCGCGCACGCTGCGCGTGATCGTGGTGGACGGCGCCGGGCCCTGA
- a CDS encoding lactate utilization protein B, with the protein MGVSGLHPPRPFPQAARDAVNSPQLRANLRKVTTTIRDKRLRAVGELPHWEELRRLGAATKDASLANLSDRLLELEASVRARGGHVHWARDAAEARELVAQIAHAHEVTELIKVKSITSDEIELNAALDAHGIRAIETDLAELIVQLSNDTPSHILVPAIHRNRAEIQALFNAQLGEPEPLTDEPAVLAAAARRYLRQKFLTTKMAVSGANFAVAETGTVCVVESEGNGRMCVTLPEVLVSIMGIEKVLGTWEDISVFMELLPRSSTAERMNPYTSFWSGVTPVDGPQEFHLILLDNGRTDVLADEVGRQTLRCIRCSACLNVCPVYERAGGHAYGSVYPGPIGAILTPQLLDMADKNANTLPGASSLCGACYDACPVRINIPQVLIYLRGEANEDKGVTLESLAMQGMRYAMSEGWRFEGAVKLARLGQGPLVHGGQITALPGLLGGWTQSRDLNAFPAQSFREWWRKRDAKGGLPEDSA; encoded by the coding sequence ATGGGCGTGAGCGGCCTGCACCCGCCCCGGCCCTTCCCGCAGGCCGCGCGCGACGCGGTGAACAGCCCGCAGCTGCGCGCCAACCTGCGCAAGGTCACGACCACCATCCGCGACAAGCGCCTGCGCGCGGTGGGCGAACTGCCCCACTGGGAGGAGCTGCGGCGGCTGGGCGCGGCGACCAAGGACGCCAGCCTGGCGAACCTGAGCGACCGCCTGCTGGAGCTGGAAGCGAGCGTGCGGGCGCGCGGCGGGCACGTGCACTGGGCGCGCGACGCCGCCGAGGCGCGCGAGCTGGTGGCGCAGATTGCCCACGCGCACGAGGTCACGGAACTCATCAAGGTCAAGAGCATCACGTCCGACGAGATCGAGCTGAACGCGGCGCTGGACGCGCACGGCATCCGCGCCATCGAGACGGACCTCGCGGAACTCATCGTGCAGCTGTCGAACGACACGCCCAGCCACATCCTGGTGCCGGCCATCCACCGCAACCGCGCCGAGATCCAGGCGCTGTTCAACGCGCAATTGGGCGAACCCGAGCCGCTGACGGACGAGCCGGCCGTGCTGGCTGCTGCGGCGCGGCGCTACCTGCGCCAGAAGTTCCTGACCACGAAGATGGCCGTGTCCGGCGCCAACTTCGCCGTCGCGGAGACGGGAACCGTGTGCGTGGTGGAGTCCGAGGGCAACGGGCGCATGTGCGTCACGCTGCCGGAGGTGCTGGTCAGCATCATGGGGATCGAGAAGGTGCTGGGAACGTGGGAGGACATCTCCGTGTTCATGGAGCTGCTGCCGCGCTCCAGCACCGCCGAGCGCATGAACCCGTACACGTCCTTCTGGAGCGGCGTGACGCCCGTCGACGGCCCGCAGGAGTTCCACCTGATCCTGCTCGACAACGGCCGCACCGACGTCCTGGCCGACGAGGTGGGTCGGCAGACGCTGCGCTGTATCCGCTGCTCGGCGTGCCTGAACGTGTGCCCGGTGTACGAGCGCGCGGGCGGGCACGCATACGGCAGCGTGTACCCCGGCCCCATCGGCGCGATCCTCACACCGCAGCTGCTGGACATGGCCGACAAGAACGCGAACACGCTGCCGGGCGCGTCGAGCCTGTGCGGCGCGTGCTACGACGCGTGCCCGGTACGGATCAACATCCCGCAGGTGCTGATCTACCTGCGCGGCGAGGCGAATGAGGACAAGGGCGTGACGCTGGAATCCCTCGCCATGCAGGGCATGCGCTACGCCATGAGCGAGGGCTGGCGCTTTGAGGGCGCGGTGAAACTCGCCCGGCTGGGACAGGGACCGCTGGTGCACGGCGGGCAGATCACGGCGTTGCCGGGCCTGCTGGGCGGCTGGACCCAGAGCCGCGACCTGAACGCCTTCCCGGCGCAGAGTTTCCGGGAGTGGTGGAGGAAACGGGACGCGAAGGGCGGACTGCCGGAGGACAGCGCGTGA